A stretch of the Hydra vulgaris chromosome 09, alternate assembly HydraT2T_AEP genome encodes the following:
- the LOC136085388 gene encoding uncharacterized protein LOC136085388 produces the protein MSSKELGRPAKVLNKTRIYSRRFAGKASDLPVSDLPTYKQLIQYGYKIEKELFNGQKIDSVSIVTKVNSDLQKLCYRVNPNLPLIKDKPLKNKISRTFKKVLSAERIQSKNHKSSISWLEKKLETLFDLSACRCDLPIIDDCKDRQIGCRKSDCTMKHIVCLCEESRKVPVLEREYLKDQRCKIGPKGSWQLGNVDQVEATRVAKMFIRQEKEATRELIRQRSLQTTSKLESDGNFSVGSSSLDTAESEEFEEQIISERNYTDFSNLAKAAIRYEVIDVAAAAIATAVLIDYGIVTESKKSQIVTEYKIF, from the exons ATGAGCTCAAAAGAACTTGGAAGACCTGCAaaggttttaaacaaaactCGTATTTATAGTAGAAGATTTGCTGGAAAAGCTTCTGATTTACCCGTGAGTGATCTACCAACTTACAAACAGCTCATTCAATATGGTTACAAGATTgagaaagaattatttaatgGACAGAAAATTGACTCTGTATCAATCGTGACAAAAGTCAATAGTGACTTGCAAAAACTTTGCTATAGAGTTAATCCAAATCTACCTCTGATAAAAgataaaccattaaaaaataaaatatccagaacatttaaaaaagtattatctgCAGAACGAATTCAATCTAAAAACCATAAGTCCAGTATAAGCTGGCTAGAAAAGAAACTGGAAACGTTGTTTGATTTGTCTGCTTGCCGGTGCGATCTCCCAATTATTGATGACTGTAAAGAtag ACAAATCGGCTGTCGGAAAAGCGACTGCACAATGAAACACATAGTTTGTCTCTGTGAGGAAAGCAGAAAG GTCCCCGTTCTGGAAAGAGAATATTTAAAGGATCAAAGATGCAAGATAGGACCAAAAGGAAGTTGGCAGTTAGGCAACGTGGACCAAGTGGAGGCAACTAGGGTTGCCAAAATGTTTATTAGACAGGAAAAAGAGGCCACTAGAGAGCTAATTAGACAGAGAAGTCTTCAAACAACATCAAAACTCGAGTCAGACGGTAATTTTAGTGTTGGATCTTCAAGTTTAGATACAGCTGAAAGTGAAGAATTTGAGGAGCAAATCATAAGTGAAAGAAATTACACAGACTTTTCTAATTTAGCCAAGGCTGCAATAAGGTATGAAGTAATTGATGTTGCTGCAGCTGCAATAGCAACAGCTGTGTTAATTGACTACGGAATAGTAACTGAGAGTAAAAAATCTCAGATAGTAACGgaatataagattttttga